DNA from Ictalurus punctatus breed USDA103 chromosome 20, Coco_2.0, whole genome shotgun sequence:
ctaaTATGAATTCTGTATGGCAATAGAAggagccgtagtcccagcagtctagAATTGGAGTATattagagctccatccagaggcaggacatccgaaatGGATCAGGTaggtccggagatcagaaaggatcaggatctctactatctccataaaatcgtgtgtggctcggcagaaggagagaggagagaaaagattattaggactgggaattagccAGATACTAGTCCAATAGAGagactagtcagggtaggcgtgagtaaacaaatacgttttaagcctagacttaaacactgagactgtgtctgagtcccgaacactaattagaagactgttccataacagtggggctctataagcgaaagctcttccccctgctgtagccttcactattctcggtaccgtcaaatagcgtgcatcttttgatctaagtaagcgtggcggatcatagaaaaccaaaaggtcgattatatactgtggtgcgagaccgtttagtgctttataagttaatagaagtattttataatcaatgcaagatttaactgggagccaatgcagtgtggataagattggggtgatgtggtcgtatcttctggctctagttaggactctagcagctgcattttggactaactggagtttgtttatgttcctactggaacatccctacagtaaggcattacagtaatctaatctagagttAGATTAGAGTTAGAGTAatctggggtttcctcccccagttgaAAGACATGCGTTGCATTTCGAAattgtgaatgggtgtatgagtgtgtgtgcaactgTGCCCTGCCCaataccctgtccagggtgtccccctccttgtgctgagtcccctgggataggctacaggctCACCCTGACCCTGTCTCTGGTAAGCAGTACGAAAATGGATGAATAACTGTTGTATAAGAGCAAACAAATGAAACATCTaggaacatgctgttattggaacaTAGTCAATTTTGTGGTAAGTAACTCTGCTTCTCAGTGGGACTCATCACAACAGCCATCACTGATTATtcttgctgtgttttattccttgcacaGTGCACTACAACACTATTATTTTAGAACCTAAGTACTCTGGAAACTGTATGTATAGTAGTTAATAAAAACCCATTTTGGATTTGGCCTTAAATATTggtttaaataaagaatgattCCTTTTGttgggcgcacagtggcttagtggttagcacgttcagggtccagggttcgagtcccgccaaggccatgtgtgtgcggagtttgcatgttctccccgtgctgcgggggtttcctccgggtactctggttttctcccccagtccaaagacatgtatggtaggctgactggcgtgtctaaagtgtccatagtgtatgaatgggtgtgtgagtgtgtatgtgattgtgccctgtgatggattggcactctgtccagggtgtaacccgccttgtgcccgatgctccctgggataggctccaggttccccgtgaccctgaaaaggcgtaagcggtagaagatgtatggatgtatggatggatgattcCTTTTGTGAAGAAGTCTTGAAGATGGCGGATGTTTACAAGGAAGCCTAGACAAGAAATGTAGAACTGGGCTAAATGTCAGTGACAAGAAAACATTactgtggattaaaaaaaagttgatgaTTGTCTCTTTTACTCCATTAAGTGATACAGTTTTCACCTTTTATTATTACCTTTGCAATGCAAACAAATTGTGTAGCTGTAGTGTAACATTATAGGCTCATGAATATTCAAATGCTTAccaaaactaataataaagtaCTGAAAGGAATTAAAATACAATTGCAAGAAATTAATAGCATTGTCTCTGGTGAGATGACCTTGAATCCTCTGTACAGGGGGTGAACTGGTCCACCTGCCTCCTTACCTGCGCATGGACTTCCTGCTGAACCGGGGAGCAGCTCATTCGGGCCGGGAAGCCACAGGTCAGACGTGCCTGGAGCCACAGAGAAGTCGCACAGCAAAGCGGCCGGCCGTGTTAGCCCCAACGCCCTCCGAGACGCCTTCCACTGCACCTGCCTCCTCCGGCCCACCCAGCAGGGAAGCGGTGCAGCAGTGGCAGCCAGGCTCGGCCTCCACGCTGCCCCACCGCGAGCCAGGGGACCTCGCCCAGGCTGCCAAACTCAGCAGTTCCCAGGAATCACTGTTAGACTCTAGAGGACACCTGAAACAGAGCAACAACCCATACGCAAAGTCCTACACACTGGTATAACACAGGACTTTAAACACATGGACCATTGGgcacagcaccacacacacacatttacacacacacacacatttacacacacgcacacacacaaatacacacccaCATGCGCACATGCAAAACACATttacatgctcacacacacaagcacacaaacataaaaaaagctCTGCTGCAAAGAAGAGCACTTTTCAGAGACATAGATGAGCCctgtatatacatatttcaGAATTCTAAAAGGCAAAATTGATGTTCTTTGcatctgttttttctttttcattacgTATCACTCCCCTGATATATTCCTTTTACTTTTGCACTCAGCGTTTCTCTcaccttcttttctttctcatccTTTTCTTTAGCTTGCATTTTGGaatctttatcattattttaaataacaccATTATGAAGATTgccaaaattatttatttaaattgacaGAGGTACTACTTTTGAATTTATATCAAGGATAATTCTatagtcattattattattattatataaaatagatgaaaaatatcaaaaaattaaaaaaagaagggtGCGGAACACTCAGTGGGAAAGTGTTCCATTCTTTATCCATGaatttttctttatcttttttttttttttttaatgttgggATGTGATCAATGAATGATTAGCTTTTTACCATGGCATAATGTTCAAAGATTACAGAGGAAGCCGAACGAATACAGTAAGAGTGATATGGACGGATGACGTGCGTCTACTTTCTCTGATCTCGTCAGATGGTTGAGATTTCGAAGGACTGCATGGGGACCTGAAATGTTGAGTAAAGTGTcggctcaaaaaaaaaaaaattccaaaagacatttttatttgtcatactAAGGAATTCTATAATAAtgttcatataaatataaagagatCACTTTTATTTGTGGATAATCCAGGGAAAATGGTTTGGTAAATAAAGTCCTTAGTCATGTTTGCACACATCTGGTTTGATTAGGCAATCAAAAATGGGTTCgcttgtctttttttcctcctccttcttcagtTGTTTGTGAAACTGGTATGAATTCAGCCTGTTCAACACCAGCAGTGCAGGACATTTTTGAAAAGGTGAAAAGATTTCCTTGCAAAATTGAATGCTACTGTCTCTATGTAGATGGTAAGTAGGGGTGTAATGATACACAAAATTCTAATTCGCTATGACACGATGAGACATAGTGGTGTTTCAATACAATACATAAGTACaatacactctaaaaaatgctgggttattttttctacccaaactctgggttgagccttttgggACATTTGAGTTATTCTTCAGTCTTGGATTGTTTTTGGGTAGTTTGGTGTAACCCAACCGCTGGGTTTGTGGCTGGGTCCTTtccactgacagttgaatcaatgtaCCCCGACgcctcagcccagctccttgggtcaaatcaactaAGCACAGACTGTTTGAATTCGCCTCAGGAAGTAGCGgttttcacacagacagactgttagatttatttggagaaacaaggttcgtatctatatatttatccataaaaccattactagtgtggagaaaaagcaaaaatgtgttaCAACaatccagtttacatgacattaaatgcacctCGTTAGCTTgggcttacttgtttgtaatgtccactggatcgtaagttggttttttggatgttttaaacgtctcctttgatcaaaatctgacgttTTCGCCTTAAATATATTaagtttataattatatttgagtcatttacttcaaagtctgtatataaacaccacttgaGCAGCTCTatcaatacatttctgaacaccttgggtataaataaaggagataccatgctgacatatttgtttataatgtggtatatttcacattttcaaagggtaaaaatagccctgaaaatattaacccagtTATGAAATAGAATTAAGcgtttaatgtaaatgtaatgtaaatactttgggttgaaaaacaacccatttgctgggCTAAAATGAACAACCgaacttgatgggttagttaAGCCCAAAATGTGTCTTATATTTACCCATCCGTTTAGCTACAAATAACCCAATTTaagttgtttttaacccagtgttttttactttgtagGCATTTCCAGAATATGTCCCTTAGGTTTCCATTTTCAGTTGACTAAAAAAGTCAACATTGTAAAACTACAATAATTTAAACTTAATCATGACACAATGTGGGATCCATTCGGACCAACGCCCAACGGAGTAACACCAAACACAAGtgcaaatttgaaaaaaaaaattaaatttgaaAAACCCAATGAAATTGCTCTCATTTCTTAAAATTACTATTAAATTTGCAGGTTGTAGGAACACAGGAACATGTAAGTACAAGAAAATTCTCAGTGCAAACAATAAACTTCTTTTATACAATAGTTGACCAATAAATTGCATAATTTATTGAAAGGTTGAAAGGATGTGACTTTGCTCCAGCTCCACCTCACTCCTTGAGTCTGTATAGAATGAAATTCTTTCACATGCAGCATCACACCACACCTCTCTGGTGTGTCAGTCAGGAGAGGTTTCCTTTGCAGCCACTAGGACTTGTCTtcagtcttcttcttctggaaCCTCCTGAACTGTGATTGGATGGCAACCGCTGCCTTTTCTGTTTCAGGGGCATCCATGTCGATGTCAAAGTCCTCTGGAACATCCTTCTTGGATGCATCTGGGGGTGAAGGAGatattttgattttgatttttttatttatttgcaactGTTCCTCACACATTTCAAATCTGTATCTGCAGGCTAttgtttcattaaataaataaataaaatatgtaatttaGATGAACCATGTAGGTTTAAGCTCAATTAGTCCATAAGATTTTtaacatgtatttttttattttaaagctgcAGAGGGAAATAGGTCTCTACATATATTTATAAACTGCATATCTTTTACATTCCTGCTGAGCAAATCCTAAAATGACTcttctgtttaattttttatcaACGGATCATTTAGCATATGGCTTTTAGAACATCTAAATTAGGACCATATGCTGAGTTGAGCACATGTTGTTTAGAAAAACAGATGCTCAGCTGTAGGAAATCACATTATCATAATGATATGCTAAACTAATGAGAAAAAATGGTTATGCTGAAAGCCAAATGTTACAATACTAAGCAGCACTGAGTTAATAATGAGTGAGAATAGAGGCAATACTAAACAACATTGTCTCACATGTGCAAATCCGTCTTACTGTGTGAATTGACCcttaaacacttaaaaacatTAGAAATGGATAAAGTAAGGATGAAGGTGAgaagttaatgttttttttaaaaaacttctTTATGACAGGATGTCCATGTCAGTGGCTCTAAGTCAGGCAGAGAAGCCAGTGGTGCCTTGTAAATGGATCAAAGTGGCAGATCACAGTCCGtatttcagtgttgtttttatttagtataaatCGGATTCCTGAACCTAAAGCCTTCATGAGATCCATCAGAACTACTATCAGCTCTAGAGGATCATCAAAATATGATCCATCCTGTGCAACCTGCATGTTCAGGCACATAAACCAATAGTCAAAGGGTCTCCTGCATTTCATCCTGAAATTTATATTATATCAGCTCACTTATATTTGCTGTAGAGCTTTGcttatttaattgaaaataaGTAATACATGCGTGTTTTATATCTGGGCTTTACTtgctgaataacaaaaatatggATTCCTCCTTTTGAGACAAATGTCTGCTAAACAAAATGAAAGCATTTGGCTTccaattatttcatttaattgcaTTGTCGGACACCATAAAAGACCACTGGGAATAGGACATGATTGTTATCCTTAAATGACACTTTATGCACACATGGCTATTTCCTGGTGGCACTTGAGTCACTTACTTGGGAAGTTGTTTCATCACTGTGCATGTGTTCTGTGGTGGGCTGGAGTGGCTTTTATTCTTAATATCAGAACTGAGCAACTTTTAGCCTAAATAGGGAGCATTATTTACACTTTGAGCAAATGGCATCTTCAATATAGGAGAACGGTCTGTTATAGTCTGTTGGGGTgtgcaaccccaattctgaaaaagttgggacaggatgGAAAATTtgaagagtcatttgaaaattcaattcaccctgtactacattgaaaacacattattaactattttaagatgtgttgcggccatcaaatacaaaatgaccttttttattcttaaaatggtacatttactcagtttaaacatttgatatgtttactatgttctattgtgtataacatatgggtttatgagatttgcaaatcattacattttggttttatttacatttatttacattttacacagaatcCCAGCTTTTGTGGAATTGtagttgtatattttttttccagacaaaTGTAAGGCCTAGTGCCAACCTTCTCTTATCAGAGTTTCTGTAACCACCTTGTTTTGTTCCAAAATGagcaacaaatatatatatatatatatatatatatatatatatatatatatatatatatatatatatatatatatatatatatatatatatatatataatatttcttttaatattttattttattagtttatttagtATCTATTTACCTTGCCCTCCAGGTGTTTTGCTCTTTCCACCAAGTGCTGCTGATCCTttggtctgcaaaaaagaaaatgctttgtagtaattttccttttttcattcGGTGATCTGGTTATTACAGCAAGTCTCACAAAATACAGTTATTACAACAAccacatacatgtacacacaaatTATACTATAGTTATTATTTTCTTCAGGAATATAATAGCTCTTTTCTGGACAAGCCTGTTTTCATGGGACATTGCATCGTGATCCCATGGCACAACTCGATATAGACAAATTAGACTTGTTTTAATTTGCATACAAAAACCCTCAAGGAGGCAGAAAACACATGATACAGGTTAACATAGAACAGCCTTGAATTTTATACAAAAGacattatatttttttgctgttcTTAATTGATTTTACttgatttttgtattttgacCGTAATTTGGTCTTGCCAGTTCCCACCTTCTAGCTAACTCTCCCCTACCACAAGACAAGTTCCAAGCAGGGAAAGTTGGTTAATCAGTGAATTTTTTCTAAATGCCTcacatgctgcatcacagggagGTGTAACCCACTTAGAGGAAAATGTTATCTGGCATCTTCTGtgtgcatgagctcacagacacacacgatTCACTAGTTACCCTCTATTAGCTCTCTGAGAGCACGGTCAATTTTGCTGTCACAAGCAATGGATAGCTGTGGCACTGTTGCCATTCGAACTTACCATCTATTGATGATAGGGTTAGCATTCTTGCATTGGTGacttatttctatttattttcaaGCAAATGAAAAACCGGAATAGACCATTTTGAGGCAAGCAAATAATATCCTTACCCAGTTTTCTTCCAAGTTAATTTAATCAAATTCAAATGAGAGCAAAATTCAGCTTTGCCACTTAGGAGTATGTAGACATTATAAGAAACAGAAGATTTTCTCGgtttaataatgttaaaatgaATTATGTGCGTTCATTCAAACCTAATAGCTGTGCACTGAAGAAGGCTGAAACCTTCATCTAGAAAACGAACATGCTACTATCCCTGTACAGTATATGTCCAAGTTTACCATGCAGCATTCAATTCACTCCTGTGGCGAGCTCTGCTGGATACATGCAGTGCATGATGCTTACATTTTTCCTATGAAGATTCGCCTATCATCCGGAGAtgatgagttcaaatctcagtgaTGCCTCACGAGTCCAAGACTggcaaaattggctgtgttatgagagagggaggggtgtCGTACTGTCTCTGCCCTATCagtcacagcaacactagccaatcatgggcatctatGAGTTCAGGCATGCAGAAGTGGGCAGATGGCACTTTCCTCAGAGAGTGTTATGTTTCCCCCCATTattgcatgagcagcagttcgaaaagatgTGGTCGGCTGGCTTCACGTGCCTCAGAGAAAGCAAGTGATAGCTTTTTGCCCTTCCTGGTTGGCAGCTGTCATGTGATAGGGGAGAGATGCCTGATGGGTGGGAATTGGTCATGAATAACTTTAGGAGAAAATTAGTAGAAAATGCTCTGCCTATAACAAACCAATAGAAAGAGACAAATGACAAACGGCGAAAAAAAGAGAAATCTGGCTTTTCAGATCAATACAGTGGGATTTGTCGCGATGGAGGATGGAAGGAGGATTTCCCACAGCAGAATTTTCCCTAGCTGGTGAAACCCTTGCTTTCTATTCACACCAGAGACACAAGTGATGACTTGTATAACTATTTAACTGTGTAATTTAAATATAAGTTCTGCTACCATTTAAAAGTCTGTGTGCTTCATTTCAGCAAAATTCATGACAAATAGATTTGGAAGGAGAATGGTGGGAAAAAATGCTCATAAAACTCATCCTGGAATAATAAACAATAGATGCCTTTAGAATTATATGCTCAATTTATTATGGAGTGAAATTGCATGTTGGGAAAAGTGTGCAGTgccatatctatatatacagtgcccgtGCAATAATAGCAGATTAAACGTATTGGTCCAAATCCAATATCATTTTATTGGCATTAAATCCAAAAAATTtatgagaaacaaaaaaacaatgcaatcaAGGCAACTACAAAagcattttaaacacacaccaaaacaatcCAGATTGGGGATTTAAAcaggggtttttgttgttgttgttgttgttgttttatacCTTATGAAATATTTTAACCCATTTCACTACTCAGACTTAACCATATAATAAAGCCAtaaatttattattgttgtaaatTTATTAGTTATTGATTTTAATGTAGAGATTTGCATCATTGCACTGCCTCGGCAAAAGAGAGAGTGTTTAGAGAGCTCGAAAATTTATTGCCTGTGCTTTGGTAgtcgaagaaaaaaaatcaccaagcTCAATTTATTCTCAGAGCACCCTCTCAGTCCGGACCACATACTGTAATTTGTGCACGtgtgtgacagacagagagagggctGTAAT
Protein-coding regions in this window:
- the pcp4b gene encoding calmodulin regulator protein PCP4 yields the protein MSETKGSAALGGKSKTPGGQDASKKDVPEDFDIDMDAPETEKAAVAIQSQFRRFQKKKTEDKS